The stretch of DNA AGCAGCGCGATCAAATACCTTCTTCAGCTCCTGCGAAAACGCTTGGAATGAGGCGCAGCATGGAAGTCTCTGTTCCCACATGGTGGTTCCCAAGCAGAGTTATAATGAACGCTACCTTAGAGAAGCTCGCCGGCATAAAAGGCTGTTGGTGGTAGACGAGGCTCAGGAGATCAAATGCTTTGATCCACGCCGACTGGTGGATTGGATGCAGGTGGTTGCTGAGAAGAAATGGTCTCTAGCTTGATGCACTGGAACTGAGTGGTAAGTTCCAACACCTGAGCGACCAGGGCTTGGACAGCACAACCCGTAGCCATCATCTGGTCCTCCTGGCACTCCATGCAAGAGTTCCTTCTGGTTATCAAGTCTTGTAATTCTGCTGACCTCGCTGGATCCATCTTGGTTGGTTCGTCCTGTTACAATGATCGAGTCAAGAGATCCAAGTGCGAAATAAAAGTGGTTTATTGGTAGCTCTGACAGTCAGCAATGACAAATGTAGGAAGACGATGGCATAAACCCAGATGAATCACGTCTAGACCACTCAAGCAGCAGTAACTCAAACCCAGCGCAGGAATCCTAGGCGGGCGAGGAATAAGGTCCAGAGAATCCCAACTGGATGGACAGGAGCACAACTACACAAGAAAACCAGATGGAATCAACGAACCAACAACACGAACAGGATGCCAGCCAAACTTAAAGACAGTGCAAATGAGATGCAGCTGGTGCTCATTACTGCAGCTGCTGCTGGTTAACAGACGCACACAATCAGACAGAAAAGCAAGATGAACGCACTGACCCATGAACCGTGAAAGGGATAATGAACAAGATATTGCGtggcttgtcagtgatctatggctctgtctattaagtgccgcttcatttgaaagcaggtgatggcgatttagcggtaatcacggatCCAGATTTACTGATTAGATGAGCATcatcatatcgcccagccctatgtcGAACCATGGAAAGGACCTTCTCTGAGCACCACTTTGTCCATTGTGTGTTTTTATGACTTTATACTGTGCCCgtaatttctttaatttctctCGAACTTGCATCGTAGTGCACTGGATGCTTAAATTTGCGAGTACAGCAACAATGTATTTAATTATGTCTTAATTCCTGCAGATGCCGTCAAACTGGCGTTTTACATTGTCCACAGCCCATATGCTAAGAAGAGCCCTGGTAACTTCCACAGAGCATTACTGGCAATTCTCCATTTTAAGTTTAGTTGCAATTCTTTACTCTTACCTGACTACTCGCCTACCGGAGAAAACTCCGCCTTTCACTTTGACCACGCCTCTATCTCCAGTTGGCCTGCTTTCGCCCAAGGGATTCAGTGGGCCAAAAAACCTGGGCCATTGGCCTCAAGGAAGCCCCGACAAAGCATGATCAAGctccggaagtgacagtggaaacgcgactggccctggcacacacTGGCACGCAAAAGCACGCCCGCTTttagcccgacagtggaaacgagGCTAATTATAGTTGGCAGACATGAAGGTTGCCCTTCCATAGTACTGACAAGGTACCCTGTACAGAGACTCTTTGAGGACAGTAAGCTAAGAAGTCCTTGATCCATAACACAAGGTGCCTATTGGTATCCAGTTCCAATAGCCAATCTAATAAAATATCAGTGCCGACAATATTAAAAGCTGAACTAAAATCAGTAAATACAATTCTAGCAAAAGTGCCAGGATGCTGAATGTGCTCGCTAATCACATGCAGCTGAGTTAATGTAGCATCGTCAGTGCCTCTATGTGCCTCATATGCTTATATCTTTGCGTCCACTGGTGTTAGAGATGTGTTAGGGCATGTTACATGTTTTTCTTGAAATGAGTTGTGTAtttaaaatctttaataaaaaacTTTCCTTATCCCATTTAATAATCTTACCACGTttcacattttaaagtttaaagcacatAGTTTTTGGACAGTTTTCAGTGgcccacacaaaaaaaaagacacattctCAAATTCGTTCAGATCACTGAGGTGGATAAAATTCCAAAATTCCAAAAATTCGTGCCcaaacccgacagagacccgtaatgtactacacccaACCGACCCGGACACGTCtgttatttcaaaagctggacccggactcgtgtagatccgagaaatgtccacccggacccgacccggacccgtatattatttgaaatctggacccgaacccgctgggcagacacagacccgactggacccgacgttcacatattccaccttaaattgctattacaagtcaataaacatGTTGCGAAAGAATATAgatttttgtcttacctaatttaaagagccatggtctctcttccttgtacctgactgcctgtgatgcattacaatcctccgacaagaaagttattcatgttattcctctcgttattccaagtccaagctgaatccattcattatttcagcttcagaagtccacttgatgtcacggtgacggatgacaaatgctactgtgcacatgtacattctgactcgagttaattcgcataataacttagactgtttgcccttttgaactataataacaatcgctcgtgcaatgccatggccgctgacgttatttatttgctattatctgatctctgtgctctctgctctgcatcgagtctgaatctgaaccactaaaactttaagattaaacggttcatttataatattataaaaatgggcgAAAATGTCGAccggtttggcggtcgaagtgtccctcactgcttgccatagaaacatgaaatgcactcgagactgcacatgcgtgctagctgtatcaacctaaaatgctttAATGCAATTTGAGCGTCataaaaaacattcatttgacagttcacctcagattgtgttgctgatttgaaatatattaaacatgagtgtgtcaagtctgcaagcattaatacCGTGAGTGCACTTGTATATTAACTCTGAGTctgcgagagacagagagagagatcactttttttggctcactcagttacaaaaaacacaagcagtctttgatcacggccggatgttctccgattgcacgggtattacacacaatgttaaacagacccgcgacccgaggtaatagattcggacccgacccggacccggctgatgatttaaaatatagacccgaacccgtacgggtcccgggtcgggtccggggtcgacgggtctcgggtgcactgtgaagacctctactgtACAGGAACAGATGTCCAGCAGGGTGGAGGGAGGGTGGAagttttatgaccctcatcaatcaaaacAAGGTGCCCAGTACTCTCTATCTCACCTCCAAAACTCACTCAACAAAACACTTCATATATGTCTCAAAATAAGCTGATTTCACTATAATACTGCCAACAATTCTCactcagaaaacatttatttcatttataacaaaaaaaataaaaataaaaaagactataTACTTTGGAATTTGAATGAATTTTCATTAAGTTGTTCATTTAACAGTATATTGCAGCACTAAGATTGAAtgagataccaaaaataaaaaccctTTAACTAAAAAATTAACTAGCATATTTACAGGAGTCTTTTGTGTGGAGTCTGATGACCTTTTCCTCTGGGTTTATCCCACAGTCCAGAGGCTTACAGGACAGGTGAACTGGAGACTGTAAGTGAGTTTGAACATGATTGAATGATCCGACAACCGATGCAACCggatcttgactcgagaatgatcGAGTCActtgttcgttcattatctggctgggctctgtgttcatcttcagtttcttttcacagcagttcagtcagtgtactgtttgagtaaatgaattactccgggatattggtttgtttgaactccgaGGGAgtttcagccacattaaaaaagttaacagcttaagtaatttgtggattaatgcgtattagagatgcgaaccgtttaaaacgattcagttcgattttggTGAgttggttcaagaagatccggttacatcgaatgattcgttcgtgaaccggatatcacaaactgcagtgtatgcgctcacaacagaccggcAACTCAGAACTCAGATGAGATGATTCCCTGTGGTCTGTCTGATCATACTGTGATGAGGATCTCTCTCCTGGAGTATAATGCAGGAGTTCATGTACAAGTGCAATGTTTTGTGTTATAGTTTAGACTCAGTTTGTTAAATGGCTCCTTCTTGAGTGTAGTTTCACTCAGATTCACCACATTTTCTCTTGTTTAGCGTTGTTATTTCTTCAGAAGACGTTATCTCTTAATAAATGAATCACTAGGAGCTGCAGACGGAGATCTCCAGGAAGCCACTCCTCCAGCTGTAAATGCAGAAAGCCTGAGTGTGATCCCTCAGTCGAGAGGAAGCAGAGCAGCTGAAGAGTCTCACTGTTGTGAGGATGGAGTCTGTAGAACAGGAGCGAGAAGACCCGGATCCAgaaacacgcgcacacacagacGAAGAGAGCGGCGAACAGAAAGGTTTGAGTCACTGATTCTTCAGCAGTTCACCAGATCATCTGGGAGTTATTGATTGCTTTCATGGATCATAGTCAGATCGCTGAAACACGCAGTACAACACAGTAGCGCATGAATACGCGATCTCTAAACACGTGCATAACTTTCTTTCGCGGTTATTATGTGACAGAATATGATGAAGGTCAGTGGCGAATGCAGTGACTGTGAGGAACactgaatctgtgtgtgtttatgagagagGAAAGATCATCTGTCTGCTGTAGCCAGACACAGTGTGTGTTTTCAGCTTTAGTTACTTTCTCAAACATTTACAACCAACAGCACCAGATACCAAATATAAACCCAGTTGTATTaaggatgttttatttataaaaaataaataaataaataaataaataaaaaaaaacttttattgtatacattcatttttaaaaaaaaatgaacggAATAAAGCTGAGGTGCAGCGGGCTGAAGGCGTGATGTGATGTTCCTCTGAACCACTAGGCGGCGCGCACACGTGGAGCACTTCATCAACATCCGGTTTTAAGACGCTCGAGCGCTGAGATGATTCTGCGCTTTTAAAATGTTGTAGCAGATTGAAGTAGCAAATTTGAATCACTAAAATTAATGCATAATATTTTGAGACAAATGTCTTCTTAaagattttctgttttgtttaagataattaaagcaacattttttttttaataatgaaagaATATGTAAGTATGATATTTGTGGTAAAAGCGCCCCTGCTTTTGTGGCTAAAGAAACAGTAATTAGCATGATAATTAATAGATCGCGGACTTTTCCATTTGTTGATATGGCATGGTTAGGTTCAGAAGGTAAATATCATGTATAATCCATATTAGAGATAATCACCATATTTAGCATGAAAACAGCATATTTAAAACATgatattattcatataatataataataaaggcaTTTGTTgttactactgtaaatatatattcaattattattggATCTCCTTCAATGCTTTCAGAATCTTTACTTATTAAAATTATTGATGTTAATTAATGATCaatgtttctgtattttaaaatgtatgtttatattaacataaattacagtatattcactgatcaaaataaaaatatatatatattatttttcagaataagcagaaaaatattaaaaactttgcTAAAGTGATTGTTTTTGAACAAGTATTAGCTTcgacattatataaaataaagttagcTGAAGTGTTTGTATCAATACTGTGTGGGGGTTGAAGGTCACCCCATACATTTATACAATTtttgaacaaaataaacaacttgaattatttattttcaaacaaaatcTGTTGCTCCATTAATGTtcattacaaatgtatatatttttttgcaattaaatattaGGTGCAGTGTAcatcattatataaataaatgatatatattaaagtataaatgttacatttgtatattttacaaatatatatgttCATGAACTTCCACAAACAGCAaatataataatgtgtttttcctGACAGATGAAGTGTGTAATACTGATGATGTCCAGGAGAGGGAGCCTCAGAATAAAGAGTCTGCGATCATTTACTCACGTCCTTCCAAATCTGAAAGACTCTTCTGAGTAACATGAACACGAGACATTATGACGAATTTTGATAACCAAATAGTTCcttcccattgacttctattgcaAGGATAAATAATCCATTGGAAGTCAATGAGAACTGAATCTGTTTGGTgaataacattcttcaaaatatcttcatttgcacttgacagaagaaagaaaacccaTTCAGGACTGGAACGACATGCCAGctaatgatgacagttttcagtTTGGGCTGAACTATCTCTATAAGTCTAATCTCTGTCTGTCCGTTTCCATCAGTTGGAATGAATTGGATaacagatttgtattttatttttttctaacatgTTGTCTTCAGTTAAGAGAGTTTGTTTCTTGTGTGTAGTATTGTAGCACCACAGTATGACTATggaataaatatgtttaaaatgttttttgtaacctaaaacaacagtaaaaatgAGAATGTTAACATTTAAAGAGTCAAAACTGATATATTTAACcacttaatttctttcttttcagacCTGATGGAAGAGGAAAGTGAAGAAGAACTGAATAAAAACTCTTCTAGAAAGAAAGTGTCACAGAAAAGAGAGTCGTGCAGCTGcggtcagtgtggaaagagtttcacgtGTAAGAGAAGCCTGATGGAGCACATGAGAATCCACACCGGAGAGACGCCTTTCTCCTGCTCTCACTGCGGAAAACTGTTTAAATACAAAGGAAGCCTCACGGATCACGTCCgaatccacaccggagagaagccgtaCACGTGCCCTCACTGTGGAAGGAGATTCACTCACAGAACAAGTCTGTCAGGACACATTAAgctccacaccggagagaaacctttcacGTGCCAGCAGTGTGGGAAGGGGTttctaaaaaaaacactgtacaaTTATCACCTCCAAACCCACTCTGATGTGAAGCCCCACATCTGTCCTAAGTGTGGGAAGGGTTTTAATCTGGCAACACACCTGAAATCACACGAGATGGTTCATGTGGAAGTGAAGCCGTATTACTGCCCTCCATGCGGGAGGAGTTACAATACAATGACCGAACTTAGAAGACATCAAAAGTCCTTCATACATAATAGATTCCTGCCCCTAGAGAGACTGATGCGCCAGAGCGGCTCCTGCCCCCCTAGACCAGAGCCAATTAATGCCTGTCTTgtgctttgaaaaataaaaataaatacagaattcatattttctaattttatttgtcCTATCTTATAATTTTTGTGGATATAATGAATAAgtttagaattaattatttttaattactatatTGAAAAAGAAGCTTATTTTGGTGGACTTCAAAGTATCGCGTTAAGTTACGTGAGGGGACTCTCTTCTCGTTCTGTTCCCGCTTTAGTCTAcatactaaataaacaaaatggacaTTCGTCGTTTTTTTAATAaacccactagtaaaagtgtggaGTTTTCTAACTCTGGCACTTCAACCATCAATTCCACTCACTGCTGCTACTGACACAGCAACCGaggccggtgtagcagtcgattctgttcccctctgaATGTCTGgttcccctcgggttgccaggtccgtgtaatatacccaaccaaatagttaatcaaacatttccCCAGAGTAGCCTAAATTCCACGGATTTGGCAACATACCTGCATGCAaacacaccaaacacacctggatgtaaggaaagcaaaaagggacaaatttcttgctacactgcagcatagtaaaattattctcacactcccgtttatgttctttttttaaattattcatcttgcagttgttccgttatttttgtcttatgtttttacatttcaagttgaaaaacttCTCGTCTTAactttattttcaagtttaagatttaggacggtattttgaactatttgacttgccgtacatccagtcacgcttcttgagcacgctagttctgatcgtacgtatagtaactcggcaactacgcaggaattgtagtatgtttgcgtaaagggaaacagacattccgagtggatcagaatcgactgctacaccacATCTGCTGGTAGGTGCCCCCCCCCACGCACAAAAGTTAAACTCCGCCTAtggttttggagtagttttgagaagcaagtgggcaggatttgttttgaaaacctggcaatcctgatctgaacgcacgtgctggagatgtacttataatcacaggagcgttttctttcaagaataatctttgtgcgaatccagcattaaactgattgagattgaggaagctgtcctcagcaaaatgtgctgcacatagttttacaagtCGATTTTAATTTTCGGGAACTGATTTAAACATACATTGTAACCATTGAtttctaagtacagcgtcccttggaagcccaaacaaaggtgatcggactcagagatgaaaataacagcgtttcgacgagaTGGTGACAAACGCACTCTACAAACTCAACTCTTCCTCCTCTGTGCGGGCgaaggttagtcaaaaaactgttttagtgacctcattactgcaggaactagagggatgtagtccaaacgggtcattcatgtaggcgaattctgttaaataaaatctctcgcttggcattgaactatgagctttagaattttacagatattcttTTAAACTctaacaagtcaagtcaagtcctttatttatatagcgctttaaacaaaatacattgcgtcaaagcaactgaacaacattcattgggaaaacaacaacattacacactaattaaagtttaaaacatgggatcaatAAGAACGGGACCTTAAATGAATAAAACGAAAGATTTTCTCCCATGTTTCAAATGGAATCGGTGGCTCCCCACTAACAGGAAGAAAACGTGCCGGGCTCAGCACAGAAGCGCTCATCCTTGACGccaatttgttgtgtttttacacTGTAACAGAACACACACCACCCCAGACAGCAAGCGGTTTCGACCCAGATCTGGCCCATATTTGGCCCACATGTTCTGGGgagaaactgcttgctgtctggaaCGCATTGTACAACTCACATCCTCAAAGTTATTCATCTTCATCTGTGTTATTAAAACACAGTGGTGCAGTTCCACATTAATGTGTTATACTTAACAATTACTATAAATTGAACATCAGATATTGTATGATTCTCAACACAAGAAGCAAGTAGGGGTGTGACAATGCATCAACATGGTCTGATGTAGCATGTAAGAAATctgtttatatttctttatttatatatattatataagtaataataaaatgacacagaaaaaaaaaactgaaaaccccACCTGAAATTCTTTCTGGGCCACCAGAGAACACGccctgacagcaagcagtttcggtccagattcggcccacttctggcccacatggatttcatgtgggctcacagtgtgtgtgtgtgttcactgctctgtgtgtgtgcatttcggatgggttaaatgcagagcacaaattctgagtatgggtcaccatacttggctgaatgtcacttcacttcacttctcaCATCAGTCTACTCCATATCTTCTGtcgtctgattgatagtttagagTTTTTGATAGTGTAGCTGTACAAACTTCCAGCTTCAGCTGCTGCTTCACATGTCTCAGAATAACTGCAGtcatatctccagatgaactcttactggactgaagcagctcagctttacttgattctccatcaatcatgttttagagtctcaaatctgatcatcAGGATCTTtggaggagcgtttgtttccagaaacTTTATTTTcgctgttcctcagcggaggaatgatcttcacaagcctctagaacatctcacatcttctgaggagcctcgATATTTCCGCTCTAGTGAGTCAGAGAGAGATCACATATTACTGACACACGCAGCACAGCTCATCCCTGGCCGAACATATGGTTTGGTGTTAAGGCTGTATCAAAATCTCACCCTGCAGTAAATGACCACCACGTGCAGCAGGTTAGGGTTCAGCCTGCACTCTATGGCTCTACAGATGAAGCAGATCTTATCCAGAGGAGGAGCATGGAAGTCCAGCCATCCCGTGTCCAGAGTCTGTGGAGACCACCACATCAAGACAGTTCAAATACACAGCGATATCATGTTCCAGACTGGATAAGGCAGGTCCTCCAAAAAATAGACGTGAATTTAATGGTAAAAGAATGTAAAAATCtacagtaaaaacatgttaaaagGTTAACGGTTAAGTTCCGTTACTATATATGGTGAAAAGCTGTAAAGAAAGCGACGTGATAtaaagccaagtatggtaacccatactcagaattcgtgcttgcatttaacccatccaaagtgcaggcccgagactcaaaccacaaccttaggattaggagtcaaaccaTCACCCAGAAGTCCACCCGTAGTGGacattatatgtaatttttttttgtattttttattcttttattatgtgttttatgttctgtcgctgtcattctgttgtactgcggagcttctgtcacgaaaacaaattcctcgtatgtgtaaacatacctggcaataaagctcattctgattctgattctgattctgattctaatttTACGGTAGTTTACgattttttggaagtgaaaaagaacatATAATTTACAATGAATAATGAtaaattgacattcccagaattcctttttactttttgtattacattttacttttgtatGTTGTGACCTATATATTATAATAccaataattaattatcaatttacaatgtacaatgtattttgttaataGACACACTGGTTGAGTGGAGACCCCTAACAGGGTCTAACCAACTCAGAGAAAGGGTACGAAGCTAATACACATAACCCTTACtgtacaagatttcagaaagtgctCAGAGTCTTACTTGTACActtaccacttatgtggattttagaGAGAGTGCAAAGTGTTcagcgtgcacacttaccaccatgtggatttcagaaagtacacagagcttagggTGTGTACTTAAAGATTCCCAAGGAATTTTCGCAAATGCCACCTACACTTCCCACTCGGTGCTTCAGCCAGAGAGGATATCCAGGTCACCAGaaagcccctcagggtgacctagCTGGACATCCATTGCCATGTCGGGGGCCTGACGATCAAGAAGGCTCCCACAGAAGCCTGTGACCTGGCTGCATGATCAAGGAAGCATGAAGCTGGAACCAGGGATATCATACCGGCTGGACACAATATCAACAAGTGAAgtaacagagacagagagaatggCTCATACTCACCCACCATGGTTCCCGTGCTGGAGCTCCGCTCAAGAGGTAACCAAAGAAGCTTCTAGTTCGGATCATCACTAAGGTGGTCACTATGAAGCCATAGGTCAAACCAAAACATCATAGAGCCAGCATAGTAGAGTGTAATGCAGTAAGTTCCCACCCAACATCGGTCAGGTGAAGAGCTGGTGGTTATAGGGAAATTAGGAAGGGAAATGTAAAGGCAGATGTAAAAAAGATACCTTGACTTAGGCTTTGCCTACCTTACTTTGATCCACGATCCCTCCTATCCCCATccgcagggggggggggggcacgacactagccttctgtgcccgtctGATTCTCAGACCAAGATTTACCAGGACCCCTATGATGTTTTAGCTCAGACCTGGACCATCATGGAGTTAAGGATTTGAAGGCTGCTGAGAGTGCCTTCCCCTCCCTGACGGAGGTACAGAAAAGTTCAAAACACGGAACtagagcatcgagaagaaagcccctTGCTTTGTTCTCAATGTCTGCTAGGTTCACTTACAAAAGCCACCAAGTTCTGGTACTACCAAAGCCACCATAGACCCGCCCATGGCACAGGCAGCCTGTAGCATGTAGAGAGAGATCTGTGGTGCGGGAGAAAGGCTCTCACTTTTATCCTTTCATAGCCATTTTTGTGCATTGCCTCAATATTGACATAACTTGAATGCTGGAATCAATGGATACGTGAGGAAAATACCTTTTCCATTCCTCTCAATCTCTGTATGGATATCAggaagaaatggaaggctcacctgagctggagggctatagCCAGAAAAATAACACTCATCGAGACAACCTTGCGGCGTCACTTTCTTAACCTGCTTCCCTGGAAAGTAGAGCCTCGCTGTGGTGCGATCAATAACCTCCAAAAACTCATCATATGGAGGGCAGGAGGATTGgaaaggctcagcctcagcttcttcgccatcctcagacatctcctgctcttcctgggaCCCCCGGATCAGATGATGTTAGAGAAATAACATCATCCTCCAGTGGCTCTCTCTCGTCCACAGCTGATCAGTGCGAGAGGGAAAGCCCCTCTTTAAACTCATCGACAAGAAACACCTGCAGCCCAcatgagctcattctcctccttgCCTCAGAAGCAGCAGGTGCTTAACTGAGCgaagcagatggctgcccctCTTTCCTTGAAAAGAGAGACAAATGAGAGCGGAGCTGTTTCATTGGAAAACTCTCACAATGCAAGcaaattgccccccccccccaggacATTGCGTGCGTGGTCTTCATccaaacaaaaaacacagagtttgtgtgtgtcatcagctGTCAATTAATGATGACACGGATGCACAAATCCCATAAACATTTTGCTAGTGCTCTCAATGATGATAGAAaaaaagatcgctcttaccatgTTCACAATGCattcttcaaacaaaacagtcagtgaagatgaagaagaggatgaaGTGTTCTCCCAGTGCCTATTTATTCTATAGTCACACCATTAGTGACATCatgggctgtcgccggccaacgtGTCGTTtgtgtttttcaatgtatgcttcagacacgggtgaCAACCAGACTTTTCCCATAGCTACCCCTAGAGGATGCCTCTACAGGCCCACCTTGGGCCACACATGCCTAGGATCAAGGCGTGTCATCCTGAGGAAAAGATCCAGCTCCTGCAGGCATGAGAAGCCAGAGAGAATGTGTGCTGAGATCCAGCCCTGTAAAGACAAGCCCTGGATCAGCTATCTGTAGCCTTTAGATGCATTAGACAACAAAACCAAACAACATGTTCAGAGCAGACGTGTGTCCTAACCACTGAACTTTAGCCAACACATGTGAGAATTGGACAGTTGTGAAGTTTTCTTACATTATTCAAATACGTTTTAGAAGTATCACTAGTttatcagtgtttttcttttgaaaactTTTACTTCTCTACATTCCAAAGCATTATGTCATACTTTTTACTGCACTATAttttatgaatgaataaaaaagttGTTGGGTTTTATTTCTTTACTTTACCTTAAATACTTAAGAACATTAAAACTGTCCCACGTGAA from Carassius gibelio isolate Cgi1373 ecotype wild population from Czech Republic chromosome B2, carGib1.2-hapl.c, whole genome shotgun sequence encodes:
- the LOC127950463 gene encoding gastrula zinc finger protein XlCGF67.1-like, with protein sequence MESVEQEREDPDPETRAHTDEESGEQKDLMEEESEEELNKNSSRKKVSQKRESCSCGQCGKSFTCKRSLMEHMRIHTGETPFSCSHCGKLFKYKGSLTDHVRIHTGEKPYTCPHCGRRFTHRTSLSGHIKLHTGEKPFTCQQCGKGFLKKTLYNYHLQTHSDVKPHICPKCGKGFNLATHLKSHEMVHVEVKPYYCPPCGRSYNTMTELRRHQKSFIHNRFLPLERLMRQSGSCPPRPEPINACLVL